A stretch of Homo sapiens chromosome 12, GRCh38.p14 Primary Assembly DNA encodes these proteins:
- the MGST1 gene encoding microsomal glutathione S-transferase 1 isoform q (isoform q is encoded by transcript variant 28), translated as MVDLTQVMDDEVFMAFASYATIILSKMMLMSTATAFYRLTRKSPPE; from the coding sequence ATGGTTGACCTCACCCAGGTAATGGATGATGAAGTATTCATGGCTTTTGCATCCTATGCAAcaattattctttcaaaaatgatGCTTATGAGTACTGCAACTGCATTCTATAGATTGACAAGAAAG